Genomic window (Zingiber officinale cultivar Zhangliang chromosome 2B, Zo_v1.1, whole genome shotgun sequence):
CTTGCAGCAACTCAGTACAAGTACACAACAGTAAATTGCAGGTGCAGACAACGCAAATCCATAAACTTCCATGGCGCGGATGCAGCTACTTCTACCGTTCCTGGAAATAGTACTACTAGCAGGGGCGTCCTTTCTACTTGGCCAATCCTCTCCAAGtatgtttaagaaagaaatttttgtcaagaattaaatttaattacaaaacCGTAGGATTTTTGTCCATTTTTTTTGTatctgtttatttatttatttatatgagGATCTATGGAAAGTTTACCATAAAGCAATACTTTAATatccttcatttcaaattcaGGCTTATTAGAAGACACATGGTATCATAGGCATAGTGTCATTAGGCCTCGTTATCgcgatattttattttattttattgcctAGTGAGATAGGTGCACTTCACCTGTTTGCAAACCAGATAGATCGTCCTGTTTACTAGGAGAAATTGTAGCATAAGTCTTACGTTTATGATTACCGAAGGATTTGATTCATTATCTATCTTTTCCTGCAGAAGATATATTGATGGGGAATAGCTCACTCATCGATGGCCAGACATTGATCTCGACGGGAAGCGTGTTCCAactcggcttcttcactccagttaACAATTCTTCGACTGCATACATAGGAATTTGGTACTACAATCTCCCACCGAGAGAAAGCAAAGTAGTAGTATGGGTCGCCAATAGGAACAAGTCTGTGGACACATCCATGGCATCGTTGAACCTGACTTCCGACGGAAATCTAATCTTATTTGAGGAAGGAACAAAGGTTTGGTCGACAGGAACATCCGCAGAACTTAATTCTTCACGCTTGCAGCTTTTAGACTCAGGAAACCTCGCGCTGACTGACGGCAACTCTAGCAGAACTCTATGGCAGAGCTTCGACCATGGGTGTGACACTCTTCTCCCTGGCATGAAGCTAGGATTCGACTTCCGGACCAACACTTCGTGGCAGTTCGTGTCATGGATGAGTACCACGGACCCTTCTCCGGGCAAGTACGTGGGCAAATTTGAGAAATATAATGTTCCGGATTTTTTCACGCAGAGTGTGAATGGATCCGTCAAACTCTTCCGCACTGGGCCATGGAACGGGCAATGGTTCTCCAGCCTTCCAATGCTGGGGAACAGCATGTTGGAGAGGAACATAAACTTCACATACGTGTCCAACCAGAATGAGACCTACTACATGATTGAATTTCAGACTCAATCGCCACAGCTAAACCGATTGGTAGTGGACGCCGTGGGAACCTACAAGGCTTGGAGTTTTGCGGAGGGAGCGTGGAGACTTCTCTGGTCATTTCCAAGCGACGACTGCGATCACTACAACTATTGTGGCCGCAACAGCGTTTGCACCAAGGGCTACTACTCAAGCTCCTGTCGTTGCTTGGAAGGGTTTGAGAACAAAAACGTCGTCGGATGCGCGAGGAAGGAGCCCTTGCGTTGCTCGTCGAACCAGTTTTGGAAGGAACCGAGCGTGAAGGTGCCCAACACCGAGAATGCAACCTCAAGAGGCAAGATTAGTCTGGATGCGTGCAAGAAATTGTGCTTGGATGATTGCTCCTGCGTCGCGTATGCGGTGATCAATGGGTCTTATGGCTGCATAACTTGGCCCGGTGAGCTGTTGGATCTCAGAAGTTTTACCGAGGGAGGAGATGATTTATACATTCGGCTTCCAGGTAGGTAGTCGAGTTATGCATGCATGAAATTGTATGATCACAGTAACATTATATTTGATCATCTATTTTCCTGCATTTTTCTTTTCCTGCAGAATCATCAACGTCAAATTGGAAGAAGCTCGTGTGGGCGATAGTTATTTTGACGTCGCTGGGAATTATTTTGCTGTGCAGTGTAGGCGTACTCGTTAGGAGGAGGAGAAACAGAGCATTACAGTTTCCAAATGTGGAGAAAGGTCTTACACAATGTTTTATATAACAATCCTGCTAGTTTTTCAAAGTTATTTCGGATTTAAAAAGGATTGagtcaatttttttaaattaatcactCAATTATCAACTTTCTaagaaaaatgaaagatttttttACTAATTCATAGTGTGATCCTTGTGCCAGGTTTGATCAGCGCATTCGATGTACTTCCTTCATATGATTTGCATATTATAAAAGTTGCAACAAATGATTTTTCTGAAGAAAACAAACTTGGGGAAGGGGGATTTGGTGTTGTTTACAAGGTAAGAAGGCTTTCAGTTTCAGAAAAAGTAAATCTAATCTTTCAAACccgtaaaattaaagaaaatgttaCATTTTGTCAGGGTCAAATGGATGATGGACAGAAGATTGCTG
Coding sequences:
- the LOC122048505 gene encoding receptor-like serine/threonine-protein kinase SD1-7 translates to MASLNLTSDGNLILFEEGTKVWSTGTSAELNSSRLQLLDSGNLALTDGNSSRTLWQSFDHGCDTLLPGMKLGFDFRTNTSWQFVSWMSTTDPSPGKYVGKFEKYNVPDFFTQSVNGSVKLFRTGPWNGQWFSSLPMLGNSMLERNINFTYVSNQNETYYMIEFQTQSPQLNRLVVDAVGTYKAWSFAEGAWRLLWSFPSDDCDHYNYCGRNSVCTKGYYSSSCRCLEGFENKNVVGCARKEPLRCSSNQFWKEPSVKVPNTENATSRGKISLDACKKLCLDDCSCVAYAVINGSYGCITWPGELLDLRSFTEGGDDLYIRLPESSTSNWKKLVWAIVILTSLGIILLCSVGVLVRRRRNRALQFPNVEKGLISAFDVLPSYDLHIIKVATNDFSEENKLGEGGFGVVYKGQMDDGQKIAVKKLSRYSSQGPNEFQNELSVIAKLQHRNLVRLLGFCVEGDEGLMILEYMENKSLDAFIYDKAKSSLLNWQRRFNIIIGIARGLLYLHQDSRLRVIHRDLKPSNILLDKDMNPKISDFGIARIFEGDNTLEDATTRPVGTFGYMAPEYLSRGVFSFKSDVFSFGVIVLEIISGKKNRVFSQTDTSLNLIGYVYKLWKEERSLEIVDSTLNQSYPIEEVLRCIQMSLLCVQDNNKDRPTMTEVVTMLTSEDQLFTPIMQPAITPTSSEGGFTTNEMSFTLVGR